Proteins from one Mercurialis annua linkage group LG7, ddMerAnnu1.2, whole genome shotgun sequence genomic window:
- the LOC126656291 gene encoding clathrin coat assembly protein AP180: protein MPSKLRKALGAVKDTTSISLAKVYTNNSSKTNLEVLILKATRHDEAPIDERYVKEILDQIASGKPHAVSCARIIGRRIGKTRNWIVALKSLMLVLRIFQDGDPYFPREVLHAKKRGGKILNLSTFRDDSHSSPWDYTAFVRTFALYLDERLECFLTGKLQRRFTNKNRENNHHRTRSGTDPVCEMKPTLLLDKIAFWQKLLDRAVATRPTGAAKANKLVQVCLYAIVQESFDLYRDVSDGLALVLDSFFHLHYQSCVSAFQCCVKATKQFQELCTFYDLCKSLGVGRTSEYPSVQKISEELVETLQEFLKDQASFPCHAKSTIQLLLPPPPADSTSERYDTCEVYSGSVSEKGSEFSSRRTSLEDLMSVTDMGTSSCTSMDQDIISITDSGSSSSVSPPLPMSSSNSMGDLVSLGDWPPEDQKDEKEQQYEQNNPESDSITGWEIVLVETAASQPLHPSLNEILEIPFDNNQESTIPNQDSSEHHYNPFLQDTIEMPMIAGTTYDQRVHPIDEAFAIVPAFQDAAPTFSAQNPDGAFAFADEDDPFAPCPVTMTNVHGSNGFVDQQIILQEQQLWLQNQDKIIAKNIA from the coding sequence ATGCCTAGCAAATTAAGAAAAGCTCTTGGAGCTGTAAAGGATACAACTAGCATTAGTCTTGCAAAAGTTTATACTAATAATTCATCTAAGACTAATCTTGAAGTTTTAATCCTGAAAGCTACAAGACATGATGAAGCACCGATCGATGAACGTTATGTTAAGGAAATACTCGACCAAATAGCGTCCGGTAAGCCTCACGCGGTGTCTTGTGCACGAATCATTGGCCGGAGAATCGGcaagactcggaattggattgTTGCACTTAAGTCTCTTATGCTTGTTCTCAGGATTTTTCAGGATGGTGATCCTTATTTCCCTAGAGAAGTTCTTCATGCTAAAAAACGCGGTGGTAAGATTCTGAATCTTTCGACGTTTCGCGACGATTCGCATTCGAGCCCGTGGGACTATACTGCATTTGTCAGGACTTTCGCTCTTTATCTCGACGAACGATTAGAATGTTTCCTGACAGGAAAGCTTCAGAGAAGATTCACTAATAAGAACAGGGAAAATAATCATCATAGAACCCGAAGCGGAACAGATCCTGTTTGCGAAATGAAGCCGACATTGTTGCTCGACAAGATTGCATTCTGGCAGAAATTGCTTGATAGGGCTGTCGCTACAAGACCAACTGGTGCAGCCAAAGCAAACAAGCTGGTTCAAGTCTGTTTATACGCTATAGTACAGGAGAGTTTCGATCTATACCGTGATGTTTCCGACGGTCTTGCGCTAGTTCTTGATAGTTTCTTTCATTTGCATTATCAATCTTGCGTAAGCGCATTTCAATGTTGCGTAAAAGcaacgaaacaattccaagaaCTCTGCACGTTCTACGACTTGTGTAAAAGTCTCGGTGTGGGAAGAACTTCCGAGTACCCGAGCGTGCAGAAAATATCCGAAGAGCTTGTCGAAACATTACAAGAATTTCTAAAAGATCAAGCTTCGTTCCCTTGCCATGCTAAATCAACCATACAATTGTTACTTCCGCCTCCACCTGCAGATTCGACCTCCGAAAGGTATGATACTTGTGAGGTATATTCAGGGAGCGTTTCGGAGAAAGGATCTGAATTCAGCTCGCGACGGACTTCATTAGAGGATCTTATGAGTGTTACAGACATGGGAACAAGTTCTTGTACATCAATGGATCAAGACATTATTAGTATCACTGATTCGGGTTCATCTTCTTCGGTTTCTCCCCCGCTGCCTATGAGTTCATCGAATAGCATGGGAGATCTTGTTTCGTTGGGAGACTGGCCGCCCGAAGATCAAAAAGACGAAAAGGAACAACAATACGAACAGAATAATCCAGAATCTGATTCAATCACAGGGTGGGAGATTGTGTTAGTAGAAACCGCTGCAAGCCAACCTCTCCACCCGTCATTAAACGAAATCTTGGAAATTCCGTTTGATAATAATCAAGAATCGACGATTCCGAATCAAGATTCATCAGAGCATCATTACAATCCGTTTCTacaggatacaattgaaatgcCGATGATCGCAGGAACGACATACGATCAACGAGTACATCCGATAGATGAAGCGTTCGCCATAGTTCCAGCATTTCAGGATGCAGCCCCGACATTTAGTGCGCAGAATCCTGACGGGGCGTTTGCATTTGCTGATGAAGATGACCCTTTTGCACCGTGCCCTGTTACCATGACTAATGTGCATGGTTCTAATGGTTTCGTTGATCAACAGATTATATTGCAGGAGCAACAACTTTGGCTGCAAAATCAAGACAAGATTATAGCAAAAAATATTGCATGA
- the LOC126656924 gene encoding protein CELLULOSE SYNTHASE INTERACTIVE 1, whose protein sequence is MQPTNPTAAEPTLPPPPPEKPPQTFLDLITSVLSILLVSSLTVRSFIGRWQVLHAKLTSLQSSVSLLSDSPHWSQNPLLHTLLPSILSTLQRLHSLCNQSSLSSFNGGKLLFQSDLDIASSSLSNHLHDLDLLLKSGVLHQSNAIVLSNPGPSSTEEELGFYIRDLFTRLQIGGVEFKKKALDSLLQILNEKSASLVAKEGNVAYLISLLDFNNNNHRLIQEQAVLAVSILASASDEARKTVFEQGGLGPLIRILDSGSMSLKEKAAIAVEAITSDPDNGWAILAYGGVSVLIEVCRSGSEAARTHAVGAIRNVAAVDDIKMAIAEEGGVSVIVNLLVSNSSTNAAREKAADCAAVMASSGEYFRTLIIKERGLHRLMDLIQSLPNSDTLEHVLRVISSLSISESVSKTLSASTLFIIRLGDFIRQGNLILQQISVTLLASLTISDGNKRAIEGCVASLLKLIEMPKPAGLQESATVALVNLLTVKSNKKELVRDEKCLMKLIQMLDPKNEFVAKKFPVMVVAALISGGSGECRKSLLAAGAHQHLQSLAEMEVAGAKKALQRLAGNTLKNILSRTWRELH, encoded by the coding sequence ATGCAGCCCACTAATCCCACCGCCGCCGAACCTACATTACCACCACCGCCACCAGAAAAACCACCACAGACATTTCTAGACTTAATCACAAGCGTCCTCTCCATCCTCCTAGTCTCCTCCCTCACCGTCCGATCCTTCATCGGACGGTGGCAAGTCCTCCACGCAAAACTCACATCCCTCCAGTCTTCAGTTTCTCTCCTCTCCGATTCACCTCACTGGTCTCAAAACCCTCTCCTCCACACTCTACTCCCGTCGATTCTCTCCACTCTCCAGCGCCTCCATTCTCTCTGTAACCAGAGCTCACTCTCCTCCTTCAATGGCGGTAAGCTTCTCTTCCAAAGCGATCTTGATATCGCTTCTTCTTCGTTGTCTAACCACCTCCACGACCTTGATTTACTGCTGAAATCCGGTGTATTACACCAGTCTAATGCTATAGTACTGTCGAACCCCGGCCCGAGTTCAACGGAGGAGGAGCTAGGTTTTTATATTAGAGATCTTTTTACTCGGCTGCAAATCGGCGGCGTTGAGTTTAAAAAGAAAGCTTTGGATTCTCTCCTTCAGATTCTAAATGAAAAATCGGCGAGTTTAGTTGCTAAAGAAGGCAACGTGGCGTATTTGATAAGTTTACttgattttaataataataatcatcgTTTGATTCAAGAACAAGCGGTGTTAGCGGTTTCTATATTAGCGTCGGCGTCCGATGAAGCGAGAAAAACTGTGTTTGAGCAAGGCGGGTTAGGGCCATTGATTCGGATCCTTGATTCGGGTTCTATGTCGTTAAAAGAAAAAGCTGCAATTGCTGTCGAAGCAATCACTTCGGATCCAGATAACGGATGGGCTATTTTAGCATACGGCGGCGTTTCGGTGTTGATTGAAGTCTGCCGATCTGGATCAGAAGCGGCGCGTACTCACGCGGTTGGTGCTATTAGAAATGTGGCTGCCGTCGACGATATAAAAATGGCTATAGCGGAAGAAGGCGGCGTTTCAGTTATTGTTAATTTACTCGTCTCGAATTCTTCTACTAATGCAGCTAGAGAAAAAGCGGCGGATTGTGCGGCGGTGATGGCTTCCTCCGGCGAGTATTTTCGCACGTTGATAATTAAAGAACGAGGATTACATAGATTAATGGATTTAATTCAAAGTTTACCTAATTCAGATACGCTAGAGCACGTTTTACGTGTAATCAGTTCGTTATCTATCTCAGAATCGGTATCCAAAACTCTCTCCGCTTCGACATTGTTCATCATCCGACTCGGCGATTTTATCCGGCAAGGAAACCTAATTCTACAGCAAATTTCAGTCACTTTACTCGCGAGTTTAACGATCAGCGACGGCAATAAACGCGCGATTGAAGGATGTGTAGCTTCGTTGCTAAAGCTAATCGAGATGCCGAAGCCGGCCGGTCTACAAGAATCGGCGACGGTTGCGTTGGTTAATTTATTGACGGTGAAATCGAATAAGAAAGAGTTGGTTAGAGATGAGAAATGTTTGATGAAATTAATTCAGATGTTGGATCCGAAGAATGAGTTTGTTGCCAAGAAGTTTCCGGTTATGGTGGTGGCCGCTTTAATCAGCGGCGGAAGTGGCGAGTGTCGGAAGTCGCTATTGGCTGCCGGAGCTCACCAGCATTTGCAGAGTTTGGCGGAGATGGAAGTCGCCGGCGCTAAAAAGGCGTTGCAGAGACTCGCCGGAAATACGCTTAAGAATATTTTATCCAGGACTTGGAGGGAATTACATTGA